One part of the Clostridium thermosuccinogenes genome encodes these proteins:
- a CDS encoding YmaF family protein, with translation MYPHLHRFKFDSKISNNHKHRMLGYTDNMIGLYSFHLHYFYGISSYNGHTHYFSGMTGLPIKTENGHVHKIEGVMEHNCMHDHKFSDLTFEDIEYIPGKRSREAYI, from the coding sequence ATGTATCCTCATTTGCACAGGTTCAAGTTTGACAGCAAGATATCAAACAATCATAAACACAGGATGTTAGGATATACTGACAACATGATAGGCCTTTACAGCTTCCATCTGCATTATTTTTATGGTATATCGTCATATAACGGACATACCCACTATTTTTCAGGCATGACCGGATTGCCCATAAAAACTGAAAATGGTCATGTCCACAAAATAGAAGGAGTTATGGAGCATAACTGTATGCATGATCATAAGTTCAGCGACCTGACTTTTGAGGATATTGAGTATATCCCAGGAAAGCGTTCAAGAGAAGCTTATATATAG
- a CDS encoding transglutaminase domain-containing protein, producing the protein MPLIKGLFSRPSMEKVRYSMASLLDNVEFLIGLVISVYLTKKIFFDNEDAFFRSLYGMIPEQAKAFLDGRDVLTYLLAVPLILLLVMAVLRLITNPLYRYMLGPLADRAYYSLIQSNGLLRRIISAACQLPRSLCLVFAFSVILNFMNYYLQAPIIGKWMNESAAYQLLYKNAVYPVLNSNIAKQIPVIINDSFAKTAGSPSSGVKYGMGEIVERLTGRNIKVIEYFNGVTLDEAVKSTPDIDRTARQVTQEAESSREKAFVIYDWITENVVYDYEKAEKISTGQRNVSSGAIVAYETGKGICFDYSSLYVSMCRAVDLKVRLVTGLGFSGISWGDHAWNQVYIEEEDRWINVDTTFGTNGDYFDKPDFSVDHKYDEIQGEW; encoded by the coding sequence ATGCCGCTGATTAAGGGGCTTTTTTCCCGGCCCTCCATGGAGAAAGTCCGTTATTCCATGGCTTCGCTGCTGGATAATGTGGAGTTCCTTATCGGACTGGTCATATCGGTATACCTCACAAAAAAAATATTCTTCGACAATGAAGATGCTTTTTTCAGAAGCTTGTATGGGATGATACCGGAACAGGCAAAAGCTTTTTTGGACGGAAGGGATGTTCTGACATATTTATTGGCGGTGCCATTGATTCTTTTGTTGGTTATGGCTGTCTTGAGGCTCATTACCAATCCCTTATATCGATATATGCTGGGACCTCTGGCGGACAGGGCTTATTATTCCCTGATTCAGTCGAACGGCTTATTAAGGCGTATTATCAGTGCTGCCTGCCAGCTGCCGAGATCATTATGCCTTGTGTTTGCTTTCAGTGTCATTCTAAATTTCATGAATTATTATCTCCAGGCTCCTATCATCGGAAAATGGATGAACGAATCGGCCGCATACCAGCTATTATATAAAAATGCCGTATATCCTGTGCTGAATTCAAACATAGCAAAGCAAATCCCTGTAATCATCAATGACTCTTTTGCCAAAACCGCAGGAAGTCCTTCGTCCGGTGTCAAGTATGGCATGGGGGAAATTGTAGAGCGACTGACCGGGAGAAATATTAAGGTTATTGAGTATTTTAACGGTGTTACCCTGGATGAAGCGGTGAAATCCACGCCTGATATAGACAGAACGGCAAGACAGGTGACTCAAGAGGCAGAAAGCAGTAGGGAAAAGGCATTTGTGATATATGATTGGATTACCGAAAATGTCGTATATGATTACGAAAAGGCGGAAAAGATCAGCACCGGTCAAAGGAATGTTTCCTCAGGGGCAATAGTTGCTTATGAAACAGGGAAGGGCATATGTTTTGATTATTCCAGCCTTTATGTTTCCATGTGCCGTGCTGTGGACTTAAAGGTCCGACTTGTGACCGGACTTGGATTTAGCGGAATTTCATGGGGGGATCATGCATGGAATCAGGTTTATATAGAGGAAGAAGACCGGTGGATAAATGTGGACACCACTTTTGGAACAAACGGCGATTACTTCGACAAGCCGGATTTCAGTGTTGATCACAAATATGATGAGATTCAGGGAGAATGGTGA
- a CDS encoding LacI family DNA-binding transcriptional regulator produces the protein MSVTIKDVARYCEVSTATVSRVINNDPRISEKTKEKVMKGIKELNYRINGVARSLKTNRTRTIGFICPEIPNDFFMSIAKGVEDELKKYGYSVIICNSNENTEEEKERIKLLCEKCVDGIIIIPATDEGRHFKYLKDANMPVVLVDRLVEDFQSDAVLVDNINGSYCAVEYLINKGYNRIGFIGGDVKLTSAKERFEGYTRALNDYCIPLEKDIIKFGDFHIKGGFDLMKEMMQQDNPPPLVFISNYFMHVGAVKYLIENKYKLDKEVLIASFDDMELSSIFGFSVLRVRQPMMEIGSKAAQLLLSRIDGDKTAYPRIVRLKTELITEW, from the coding sequence ATGTCGGTAACTATAAAGGATGTTGCAAGATACTGTGAAGTTTCCACTGCCACAGTTTCGAGAGTAATAAATAACGATCCAAGAATCAGCGAAAAGACCAAGGAAAAAGTCATGAAAGGCATCAAGGAGCTCAACTACAGAATAAACGGGGTTGCCAGAAGCCTTAAAACTAATCGCACCCGCACCATTGGCTTTATTTGTCCCGAGATTCCCAACGACTTTTTTATGAGCATCGCAAAAGGAGTGGAAGACGAGCTTAAAAAGTATGGATACAGCGTAATAATATGCAATTCCAATGAAAATACCGAAGAAGAAAAGGAACGCATTAAGCTCCTATGCGAGAAGTGTGTGGATGGAATAATTATCATTCCCGCCACCGATGAAGGAAGACACTTCAAATACCTGAAGGATGCCAATATGCCTGTCGTATTGGTTGACAGACTGGTGGAGGACTTTCAATCCGATGCTGTGCTGGTAGATAACATTAACGGCAGCTACTGTGCAGTGGAGTATCTGATAAATAAAGGATATAACCGGATAGGCTTTATCGGCGGAGATGTCAAGCTTACATCCGCCAAGGAGAGATTTGAAGGTTATACAAGGGCTTTAAACGACTACTGCATTCCTTTGGAGAAGGACATAATCAAATTCGGAGATTTTCATATAAAAGGTGGATTTGATCTTATGAAGGAGATGATGCAGCAGGACAACCCACCTCCTTTGGTCTTCATCTCCAACTATTTCATGCACGTGGGTGCAGTTAAATATCTTATTGAGAATAAATATAAGCTGGACAAGGAAGTACTAATTGCGAGCTTTGACGATATGGAGCTTTCTTCTATATTTGGATTTTCAGTTTTAAGGGTAAGGCAGCCTATGATGGAAATCGGAAGTAAAGCCGCACAGCTCCTTTTGAGCAGAATTGACGGGGACAAAACGGCATATCCCCGGATAGTAAGGCTCAAGACGGAGCTTATAACAGAATGGTAA
- a CDS encoding L-fucose isomerase, whose product MANINDLKMNPPVNRLRGSLPKIGIRPVIDGRRKGVRESLEEQTMNMAKMAAKFLSDNLRHPNGMPVECVIADTCIGGVAEAAQTAEKFAREGVGVSLTVTPCWCYGSETIDMDPFIPKAVWGFNGTERPGAVYLAAALAGHNQKGLPAFGIYGRDVQDANDTSIPADVAEKLLLFAKAGLATATMRGKSYLSMGSVSMGIAGSIVDDHFFQNYLGMRNEYVDMSEFVRRIEEGIYDKEEYERALKWTRENCKEGSDLNPVSKQCSREVKDKQWETCVKMAIIARDLMIGNPKLAELGYGEEALGHNAIASGFQGQRQWTDHFPNGDFMEAILNSSFDWNGIREAFVVATENDSLNGVAMLFGHLLTNTAQVFADVRTYWSPDAVKRVTGKELTGLAANGIIHLINSGAASLDGTGQQSINGNPVMKPFWDITPEEAGKCLDATSWRPASLDYFRGGGFSSNFCTRGGMPITMSRINIIKGLGPVMQIAEGYTVELPQDVHDILNNRTDPTWPTTWFAPRLTGKGAFKDVYSVMNNWGANHGAFSYGHIGAELITLASMLRIPVCMHNVPEEKIFRPSAWSAFGTNDLEGADYRACKNFGPIYGKY is encoded by the coding sequence ATGGCTAACATTAATGATTTGAAAATGAACCCGCCTGTTAACAGGCTAAGAGGTTCACTGCCGAAAATAGGCATAAGGCCTGTTATCGATGGTAGACGCAAGGGTGTCAGAGAATCCTTGGAAGAACAGACGATGAATATGGCTAAAATGGCTGCAAAGTTCTTGTCCGATAACTTAAGACATCCTAACGGTATGCCTGTGGAATGCGTAATTGCCGACACTTGTATAGGCGGCGTGGCAGAAGCTGCTCAGACTGCTGAGAAATTTGCGAGAGAAGGTGTCGGTGTTTCTCTCACGGTTACTCCCTGCTGGTGTTACGGAAGCGAGACCATAGACATGGACCCCTTTATACCCAAAGCAGTATGGGGTTTTAACGGAACAGAACGCCCGGGAGCTGTTTACCTGGCTGCTGCCCTGGCAGGACACAACCAGAAAGGATTGCCTGCCTTTGGTATTTACGGCAGAGATGTTCAGGATGCAAATGACACATCAATTCCTGCTGATGTTGCTGAAAAATTGCTACTTTTTGCTAAAGCCGGCCTTGCCACCGCAACAATGAGAGGCAAATCCTATCTGTCCATGGGCTCGGTATCTATGGGTATTGCCGGTTCCATAGTGGACGACCATTTCTTCCAGAACTATCTCGGCATGCGCAATGAATACGTGGATATGTCGGAATTCGTGAGAAGAATTGAAGAAGGAATTTATGACAAGGAAGAATATGAAAGAGCCTTGAAATGGACCAGGGAAAACTGCAAGGAAGGCTCCGACCTTAATCCTGTAAGCAAACAGTGCTCGAGGGAAGTTAAAGACAAGCAATGGGAGACCTGCGTTAAAATGGCCATTATAGCAAGAGACCTTATGATTGGTAATCCAAAGCTTGCAGAACTTGGCTATGGTGAAGAAGCCCTCGGACACAATGCCATTGCTTCAGGTTTCCAAGGCCAGAGGCAGTGGACGGACCACTTCCCTAACGGTGACTTTATGGAAGCAATACTTAATTCTTCCTTTGACTGGAACGGAATAAGGGAAGCTTTTGTTGTAGCGACGGAAAACGACAGCCTTAACGGTGTTGCAATGCTTTTCGGCCATCTCTTGACTAATACGGCTCAGGTGTTTGCTGATGTAAGAACCTACTGGAGTCCTGATGCGGTTAAAAGAGTGACCGGAAAAGAATTGACCGGTCTTGCTGCTAACGGCATTATCCACCTTATCAATTCCGGTGCGGCTTCTCTGGATGGTACAGGACAGCAGTCCATCAACGGCAATCCTGTAATGAAGCCCTTCTGGGATATAACTCCGGAAGAAGCAGGCAAGTGTCTCGATGCGACATCATGGAGACCTGCTTCCCTCGATTACTTCAGAGGCGGCGGCTTCTCCTCCAATTTCTGTACAAGAGGCGGAATGCCGATTACCATGTCCCGTATAAACATAATAAAGGGTCTGGGTCCGGTAATGCAAATAGCCGAAGGTTATACAGTGGAACTTCCCCAGGACGTGCATGATATTCTCAATAACCGTACCGATCCAACATGGCCGACTACCTGGTTTGCTCCAAGGCTGACCGGTAAAGGAGCTTTCAAGGATGTTTATTCCGTCATGAACAACTGGGGTGCCAACCATGGTGCTTTCAGCTATGGACATATAGGTGCAGAACTCATAACCTTGGCATCTATGCTGAGAATACCGGTTTGCATGCACAACGTGCCGGAAGAGAAGATATTCAGGCCCAGCGCTTGGAGCGCTTTCGGAACCAATGACCTGGAAGGTGCAGATTACAGGGCATGCAAGAACTTCGGACCTATTTACGGGAAGTATTGA
- a CDS encoding 2-oxoacid:acceptor oxidoreductase family protein → MAHQEIIIAGFGGQGILSAGRLLAYAGMLENKNVSWLPSYGPEMRGGTANCNVIISDDTIGSPILNSATVLVAMNGPSLDKFEGIVEEGGIIITDSSLVPRRPSKEGVDVYEIPATQMATDMGNHTYACIILLGKLVEKTGIISKENFEQALKKVLPQKKHYMIPEEMKAFEMGMKY, encoded by the coding sequence ATGGCTCATCAGGAAATCATTATAGCAGGATTTGGCGGACAGGGTATACTGTCTGCAGGAAGGCTTCTGGCCTACGCTGGAATGCTGGAAAACAAAAATGTATCATGGCTGCCTTCATATGGTCCTGAAATGAGAGGTGGAACTGCAAACTGCAACGTCATCATATCGGATGACACTATAGGTTCACCCATATTGAACAGCGCTACAGTACTGGTGGCGATGAATGGACCATCCCTGGACAAGTTTGAGGGTATCGTTGAAGAGGGAGGTATTATAATTACCGACAGCTCACTGGTTCCGCGGAGACCTTCCAAAGAAGGTGTTGATGTATATGAAATACCTGCCACTCAGATGGCTACAGATATGGGCAATCATACTTATGCGTGCATCATCCTCCTGGGTAAGCTGGTGGAGAAAACCGGCATCATATCCAAGGAAAACTTTGAACAGGCCTTAAAAAAGGTTCTTCCCCAGAAAAAGCATTATATGATACCGGAAGAAATGAAAGCTTTTGAAATGGGAATGAAATATTGA
- a CDS encoding thiamine pyrophosphate-dependent enzyme: MATVFKKPHALKDKPLHYCPGCTHGIIHRLIAEVLDELGIEGKTIGISPVGCAYNNYEYFNCDMVQAAHGRAPAVATGVKRVNPDNVVFTYQGDGDLAAIGTAEIVHAATRGEKITTIFVNNTIYGMTSGQMAPTTLLGQITTTSPFGRKPEMHGYPIKVCEMLSSLEGAVYIERVSTHDIKNIMNAKKAIKKAFQVQMANLGFSLVEVLSSCPTNWGLNPVESLQRIKDEMVPFYPLGNFKGKDLEV, encoded by the coding sequence ATGGCTACGGTATTTAAAAAACCACATGCTTTAAAAGACAAACCACTTCACTATTGTCCGGGTTGTACCCATGGTATTATACACCGGCTGATAGCTGAAGTTTTGGATGAACTGGGCATAGAAGGCAAGACCATCGGTATTTCACCGGTGGGATGCGCTTATAATAATTATGAATATTTTAACTGCGATATGGTTCAGGCAGCCCATGGAAGAGCACCGGCTGTAGCAACCGGAGTAAAAAGGGTAAATCCGGACAATGTCGTTTTTACCTATCAGGGCGACGGTGACCTTGCTGCCATTGGTACGGCAGAAATTGTGCATGCTGCGACCAGAGGGGAAAAGATAACGACAATTTTCGTTAACAATACAATTTACGGCATGACATCGGGACAGATGGCGCCTACAACGCTTTTAGGACAAATAACCACCACATCGCCTTTCGGCCGCAAACCGGAAATGCATGGATACCCGATAAAGGTTTGCGAAATGCTTTCCAGCCTTGAGGGAGCTGTATATATTGAAAGAGTTTCAACCCATGATATAAAAAATATCATGAATGCAAAAAAGGCGATCAAAAAGGCATTCCAGGTACAGATGGCCAATTTGGGCTTTTCCTTGGTGGAAGTTTTGTCCAGCTGCCCTACAAACTGGGGGTTGAACCCGGTTGAATCTCTCCAGCGCATAAAGGATGAAATGGTTCCTTTCTATCCGCTGGGAAATTTCAAGGGCAAGGATTTGGAGGTGTAG
- a CDS encoding 3-methyl-2-oxobutanoate dehydrogenase subunit VorB: protein MGEKLLMKGNEVIAEAALRAGCRCYFGYPITPQTEIAHYMAKKMPQLNGTFVQAESEVSAINMVYGAASAGARVMTSSSSPGISLKQEGISYASGAELPAVIVNIMRCGPGLGGILPAQADYFQATKGGGHGDYKMVVLAPSSVQEAYELTVEAFNISDKYRILTMILGDGVIGQMMEAVEFRDEENIVHVEKDWAVTGTRMERESNDITSIYINPEVLEKHNLKLQAKYKLIEENEVRVETFNCENADIIVCAYGTVARIVKNVIKLAEKEGIKVGLIRPITLWPFPVCAFDKYAEVPKAFLTVELSAGQMVEDVRLAVNGRKPVHFHGRMGGMIPTQKEILEKIKSILGKA from the coding sequence ATGGGAGAAAAATTACTTATGAAAGGCAACGAAGTAATCGCTGAGGCTGCTTTAAGGGCAGGATGCAGATGTTACTTCGGCTATCCTATAACACCCCAGACAGAAATAGCTCATTATATGGCAAAAAAGATGCCCCAGTTGAACGGTACATTTGTACAAGCTGAGAGTGAAGTTTCAGCGATAAACATGGTATATGGAGCCGCCAGTGCTGGAGCAAGGGTAATGACTTCATCATCAAGCCCGGGAATAAGCTTGAAGCAGGAAGGAATCTCTTATGCTTCCGGAGCTGAACTTCCGGCAGTTATTGTAAACATAATGCGATGCGGACCAGGCCTCGGAGGAATTCTTCCCGCCCAGGCAGATTATTTCCAGGCAACCAAGGGCGGCGGACATGGAGATTACAAGATGGTGGTTCTTGCGCCCAGCAGCGTTCAGGAAGCTTATGAGCTGACCGTTGAAGCCTTTAATATTTCTGATAAATACAGAATTTTGACAATGATTTTGGGCGACGGTGTAATCGGTCAAATGATGGAAGCAGTCGAGTTCAGAGATGAAGAGAACATAGTCCATGTGGAAAAGGACTGGGCAGTTACAGGAACACGCATGGAAAGAGAAAGCAATGATATAACGTCGATATACATAAATCCTGAAGTGCTGGAAAAGCACAATCTCAAGCTGCAGGCCAAATATAAGCTGATAGAAGAAAACGAAGTGCGGGTGGAAACCTTTAATTGCGAAAATGCGGATATTATTGTATGCGCTTATGGCACTGTTGCCAGAATAGTTAAAAATGTTATAAAGCTTGCTGAAAAGGAAGGCATAAAAGTGGGACTGATAAGACCAATTACATTATGGCCTTTCCCGGTTTGCGCCTTTGATAAATATGCAGAAGTGCCAAAAGCATTTCTCACGGTGGAGCTCAGCGCAGGACAGATGGTTGAGGATGTGAGACTTGCCGTAAACGGAAGAAAACCGGTTCATTTCCATGGCAGAATGGGCGGCATGATTCCGACTCAGAAGGAAATACTCGAGAAAATAAAGAGCATACTCGGCAAGGCTTAA
- a CDS encoding 4Fe-4S dicluster domain-containing protein gives MRDNMAKVTFHEERCKGCKLCTTVCPKKIVIMRTDKLNQKGFNPAGVDDMDKCIGCAFCATICPDCVIEVEK, from the coding sequence GTGAGGGATAATATGGCTAAGGTTACATTTCATGAAGAAAGATGCAAAGGGTGTAAGCTTTGCACTACAGTATGTCCTAAAAAAATAGTCATCATGAGGACCGACAAGCTAAATCAAAAAGGTTTTAACCCTGCCGGTGTGGATGATATGGACAAATGCATAGGCTGTGCCTTTTGCGCCACAATATGCCCCGACTGCGTTATTGAGGTGGAAAAATAA
- a CDS encoding tRNA threonylcarbamoyladenosine dehydratase, with product MLHAFSRIEMLIGAEALKKLNESKVAVFGVGGVGSYVVEGLVRSGVGKFVLVDDDCVCLTNINRQLHATRKTIGKAKVEVMRDRILEINPKAEVTVYQEFYMPDTAEGLIKDDYDYIVDAIDTVTGKIDLVVRAKAKGIPIISCMGAGNKLDPTKFEVADIYETSVDPLAKVMRKELRSRGVDSLKVVYSREVPLKPLESDTTSCKVGCVCPPGTQRKCTIRHQVPGSAAFVPSVAGLIIAGEVVKDLIKS from the coding sequence ATGCTGCATGCTTTTTCAAGAATAGAAATGCTTATAGGAGCCGAAGCGCTTAAAAAGTTAAATGAAAGTAAAGTGGCAGTATTCGGAGTGGGAGGTGTAGGCTCTTATGTTGTTGAGGGATTGGTACGATCCGGTGTAGGTAAGTTTGTGCTGGTGGATGATGACTGTGTATGCCTTACAAATATAAACAGGCAGCTCCATGCTACAAGGAAGACCATAGGTAAGGCAAAAGTAGAGGTCATGAGGGACAGAATCCTGGAAATCAATCCAAAAGCGGAAGTTACGGTTTATCAGGAGTTCTATATGCCTGATACTGCAGAGGGACTTATAAAGGATGATTATGATTATATTGTTGACGCGATAGATACGGTTACAGGTAAAATTGACCTGGTGGTAAGGGCAAAAGCTAAAGGAATTCCTATTATTAGTTGCATGGGAGCAGGAAACAAGCTCGACCCCACAAAATTTGAGGTAGCGGATATATATGAGACATCCGTTGACCCCTTGGCAAAGGTAATGCGCAAGGAACTGAGGAGCAGGGGAGTGGACTCCCTTAAGGTAGTGTATTCCAGAGAGGTACCCTTAAAGCCTCTCGAATCGGATACTACAAGCTGTAAAGTAGGATGTGTATGCCCTCCCGGAACGCAAAGGAAATGCACCATACGCCATCAGGTGCCGGGAAGTGCTGCCTTTGTGCCCTCTGTAGCAGGTCTGATTATTGCCGGTGAGGTTGTAAAGGATCTGATAAAGTCATAA
- a CDS encoding ISLre2 family transposase, translating to MYNSIQHFIGFGVKKIEEKVKKFVEKPTDLADLVLGLHEELLELGRNIVTEVLEDMDDYLRESASRKQNWEIVRKDRTGLLTSFGPISYERTYFKPKKGGKRQYLVDRIVGINPHDRVSADVVINAVEEAAESSYRKGGEKAAYMDEVSKQAVMNKVHELEVVQPSVEKRKDETPKILYIEADEDHVAQQGKKRHKTEDEWGASSTLMPKLVYVHEGIDHEKSTKKRKVLKNPRYFGGIRDSEELWLEVSQYIDDTYDVDKIETVYISGDGAAWIKQGLNWIGKSKFVLDKYHLSKYVKVATAHLEDEDIEQELDDALKEADKAGLKKAFAKILEKTESETKRKAVNDAKRYILNNWAGIEIKVDNYEIVGCSAEGHVSHILSDRLSSRPMGWSKNGADKMAQLRIFKKNGGKVYDLVMAQKKKEQREQAQQLQDELIRELRTNRNRYDGVWDSNLTIISKGHKTLLYRALRAFVG from the coding sequence ATGTACAATAGTATACAACATTTTATTGGTTTTGGTGTAAAAAAGATTGAAGAAAAGGTAAAAAAATTTGTTGAAAAGCCTACGGACCTAGCTGACCTTGTTTTGGGATTGCATGAAGAACTTCTTGAATTAGGTAGAAACATTGTTACAGAAGTTCTTGAAGATATGGATGATTATCTGCGGGAATCGGCTTCTCGCAAGCAGAACTGGGAAATTGTAAGAAAGGATAGAACAGGACTTTTAACAAGCTTTGGACCCATCAGTTATGAACGAACATATTTTAAGCCTAAGAAAGGCGGAAAAAGGCAATATCTTGTGGATAGAATAGTTGGTATCAATCCTCATGACCGAGTAAGTGCTGATGTTGTCATAAATGCTGTGGAAGAGGCTGCGGAGAGCAGTTATAGAAAAGGTGGAGAAAAAGCTGCATACATGGATGAGGTAAGCAAACAGGCTGTAATGAATAAAGTACATGAACTTGAAGTTGTTCAGCCATCGGTGGAAAAGAGAAAGGATGAGACACCAAAGATTCTGTATATTGAGGCTGATGAAGACCATGTAGCGCAGCAAGGGAAAAAGAGACATAAGACAGAAGATGAATGGGGAGCAAGTAGCACACTAATGCCTAAGCTTGTATACGTTCATGAGGGAATTGACCATGAAAAAAGCACGAAGAAGAGAAAAGTATTGAAGAATCCCCGTTATTTTGGAGGAATCAGAGATAGTGAAGAACTGTGGCTAGAGGTTTCCCAATACATAGATGATACTTATGATGTGGATAAGATTGAAACTGTATATATATCTGGAGATGGAGCAGCTTGGATAAAACAGGGATTAAACTGGATTGGTAAAAGCAAGTTTGTATTGGATAAGTATCATTTGAGCAAATACGTAAAAGTAGCAACGGCACACTTGGAAGACGAAGATATCGAACAGGAATTAGATGATGCCTTGAAAGAAGCTGATAAGGCGGGGCTTAAGAAGGCATTTGCTAAAATTCTTGAAAAGACAGAATCGGAGACAAAGAGGAAAGCGGTTAACGATGCAAAAAGATATATATTGAATAACTGGGCAGGAATAGAGATAAAGGTAGATAACTATGAAATTGTAGGATGCAGTGCTGAAGGGCATGTAAGCCATATTCTATCCGATAGGTTAAGCAGCAGGCCAATGGGTTGGTCAAAAAATGGTGCGGACAAGATGGCCCAACTCAGAATTTTCAAGAAAAACGGAGGAAAAGTATACGACTTGGTAATGGCTCAAAAGAAGAAAGAACAACGGGAGCAGGCACAGCAGCTACAAGATGAATTAATTCGTGAATTGAGAACAAATAGGAATAGATATGATGGTGTTTGGGACAGTAATCTAACAATAATCAGTAAAGGCCATAAAACACTGCTTTATAGAGCGCTAAGAGCCTTTGTAGGGTAA
- a CDS encoding OadG family transporter subunit codes for MNQVLIIVSIPLLFLLLLYVVYKAMTTSKINNAEHRDNGTKESGTDRSYKKPLNIGDDKELVAVLTAAVVAYMGSGSASNIKVKSYRRIPQSSPIWNLMGRKEQIDSML; via the coding sequence ATGAATCAGGTCCTTATAATAGTTTCAATTCCACTGTTATTTTTATTGCTGTTATATGTTGTTTACAAAGCCATGACTACTTCCAAAATCAACAATGCTGAACATAGGGATAACGGCACCAAAGAATCTGGTACCGATAGATCTTATAAAAAACCGTTGAACATAGGGGATGACAAAGAGCTGGTGGCGGTATTGACAGCTGCCGTAGTCGCTTATATGGGTAGTGGCTCGGCGTCGAATATAAAAGTGAAATCATACAGGCGCATACCTCAGTCATCACCTATATGGAATTTAATGGGAAGAAAAGAACAGATAGATTCCATGCTGTAG
- a CDS encoding Fur family transcriptional regulator produces MSEKAASFREQLKERGLKLTTQRQAVLDVIIEHEGEHLSSEEIFELVRKNYPDIGLATVYRTLTLLDSMDLVYKLDLDDGCNRYELNKKNEDHRHHHLICMSCGSVEEVEEDLLESLEEQITREKGFKVTDHRVKFYGYCKNCLKNQ; encoded by the coding sequence ATGTCGGAAAAAGCTGCAAGCTTCAGAGAGCAGTTGAAGGAAAGGGGTCTTAAGCTAACTACTCAAAGGCAGGCTGTATTGGATGTAATAATAGAGCACGAAGGCGAACATTTAAGTTCCGAAGAGATCTTTGAACTGGTAAGAAAAAATTACCCCGACATTGGTCTGGCTACAGTTTACAGAACATTAACATTGCTGGATAGCATGGATTTGGTATACAAGCTTGACCTTGACGACGGCTGCAATAGATACGAACTGAATAAAAAGAACGAAGATCACAGGCATCATCATTTAATATGCATGTCCTGCGGATCAGTCGAAGAAGTGGAGGAAGATCTTCTGGAGTCTTTGGAAGAACAGATTACTAGAGAAAAAGGCTTTAAAGTCACGGACCACAGGGTAAAATTCTATGGGTACTGCAAAAACTGCCTGAAAAATCAGTAA